From a region of the Bradyrhizobium sp. KBS0727 genome:
- a CDS encoding tlde1 domain-containing protein: MSMSTGAYGRAASSRRKSSRKIIPQHFLGSVAVAGLVLGCAWTVYSNVLSAGIYPSMNTAVVDAHVVKRSVAAAARPAVPAANSAMAALSDPAAQSSRAETLSPQIMFNERFAASAPQGVDPQPVEATRLAEISPPSADQIAKPVDAPKLAEAPKKIETPKLAEAPKSKEAATPPAQVALNVPAPAPKQAEAKPAAKTPGATVRDMAQRAKAAVMSIASNDKPTIVEKLWGKQASRGSLLSYASADASVTGSLPDTRAQNPMLGGSPPYDKQTAVYDISARMVYLPDGTKLEAHSGLGSKLDDVRYSHVRMQGVTPPHIYELTPREALFHGVPALRLNPIGGEDKIFGRSGLLAHTYMLGPNGDSNGCVSFKDYYAFLRAYREQGIKRLAVLAKVE, encoded by the coding sequence ATGAGTATGAGTACCGGTGCGTATGGCCGTGCGGCTTCCAGCCGCAGGAAATCCTCCCGCAAGATCATTCCCCAGCATTTCCTCGGCAGCGTTGCGGTTGCAGGCCTCGTGCTGGGCTGTGCGTGGACCGTCTACAGCAACGTATTGAGCGCCGGCATCTACCCGTCGATGAACACGGCGGTGGTTGATGCGCATGTGGTCAAGCGATCGGTCGCCGCTGCTGCGCGGCCCGCGGTGCCTGCCGCCAACAGCGCGATGGCCGCATTGTCCGATCCGGCGGCGCAAAGTTCGCGCGCCGAAACGCTGTCACCTCAGATTATGTTTAACGAAAGGTTTGCAGCGTCTGCCCCGCAGGGCGTCGACCCGCAGCCGGTTGAAGCAACCAGACTCGCCGAGATATCGCCGCCGAGCGCCGATCAGATAGCAAAGCCCGTCGATGCGCCGAAGCTCGCCGAGGCGCCGAAGAAAATCGAAACGCCCAAACTCGCGGAAGCGCCGAAGTCGAAGGAAGCCGCAACGCCGCCGGCCCAAGTCGCACTGAACGTTCCAGCGCCGGCGCCGAAGCAGGCCGAGGCCAAGCCCGCCGCCAAAACGCCGGGAGCGACGGTGCGTGACATGGCGCAACGCGCCAAGGCCGCGGTGATGTCGATTGCTTCCAACGACAAGCCGACCATCGTCGAAAAGCTTTGGGGCAAGCAAGCTTCGCGCGGGTCGCTGCTGTCTTATGCGTCCGCCGACGCCAGTGTCACCGGCAGCCTGCCGGATACCAGGGCGCAAAACCCGATGCTCGGCGGATCGCCGCCCTACGACAAGCAGACGGCGGTCTATGACATCTCGGCGCGCATGGTCTATCTGCCCGACGGTACCAAACTGGAAGCGCATTCCGGCCTCGGCTCCAAGCTCGACGATGTGCGCTATTCGCACGTCCGGATGCAGGGCGTGACGCCGCCGCACATCTACGAGCTGACGCCGCGCGAGGCGCTGTTCCACGGCGTGCCGGCACTGCGGCTCAATCCGATCGGCGGCGAAGACAAGATCTTTGGCCGCTCCGGATTGCTGGCGCACACCTACATGCTCGGTCCGAACGGCGATTCCAACGGCTGCGTGTCGTTCAAGGATTACTATGCCTTCCTGCGCGCCTATCGCGAGCAGGGCATCAAGCGCCTCGCGGTGCTGGCGAAGGTGGAGTGA
- a CDS encoding glycosyltransferase family 39 protein — MNPNEARSVLNTVLIILALVALRLVAAAFTPITFDEAYYWMWSKHLAGGYYDHPPMVALVIRLGTLIAGDTELGVRLVSILLALPMSWAVYEATSVLFGGRRVAATAAILLNVTLMAAVGTMIVTPDAPLLVASSFVLLALAKVLQTGRGAWWLAVGAAAGCALLSKYTALFFGPAILIWLVVVPKLRHWLISPWLYLGGLVAVLMFAPVIWWNADHHWVSFIKQMGRARIEDFRPVFIAELIPTQFVFATPAVWILGAMGLYALYQRQAGALAARVLVNTMFWTIVAYFVWHSLHARVEANWFAPVYPAFAIAAAVAAHLVEWAPREQRVVDFCRHWAAPGGAVVFALLIVQANTGLLSGYRRDATVRSVGVGWRETASEIEAVRARVGAACVLAPDYGTTGWLAFYLPKGTCVAQQSQRIRWVNMPEPSAAQLAGKLLYVRDVDQPSLKEAFARVDKVADIKRKRGPLLIETYALDVMERPTGEVFDRSPPPELK; from the coding sequence GCCTGGTGGCCGCCGCCTTCACACCGATCACCTTCGACGAAGCCTATTACTGGATGTGGTCGAAGCATCTCGCCGGCGGCTACTACGATCATCCGCCGATGGTTGCCCTGGTGATCCGGCTCGGCACGCTGATCGCGGGCGATACCGAACTCGGCGTACGGCTGGTCTCGATCCTGCTGGCACTGCCGATGAGCTGGGCGGTCTACGAGGCGACGTCGGTCCTGTTCGGCGGCCGGCGCGTGGCGGCGACGGCCGCGATCCTGCTCAACGTCACGCTGATGGCGGCGGTCGGCACCATGATCGTCACGCCGGACGCGCCGCTATTGGTCGCTTCGAGCTTCGTGCTGCTGGCGCTCGCCAAGGTGCTGCAGACCGGGCGCGGCGCATGGTGGCTGGCGGTTGGCGCTGCCGCCGGCTGCGCGCTGCTGTCGAAATACACCGCGCTGTTCTTCGGGCCGGCGATCCTGATTTGGCTCGTCGTCGTTCCGAAACTGCGGCACTGGCTGATCTCGCCGTGGCTCTATCTCGGCGGCCTCGTGGCGGTGCTGATGTTTGCGCCGGTCATTTGGTGGAATGCCGATCACCACTGGGTTTCCTTCATCAAGCAGATGGGCCGCGCCAGGATCGAGGATTTCCGCCCCGTCTTCATCGCCGAACTGATCCCGACGCAGTTCGTGTTCGCGACGCCGGCGGTGTGGATCCTCGGCGCGATGGGGCTGTACGCGTTGTATCAACGCCAGGCCGGCGCGCTGGCGGCGCGTGTGCTGGTCAACACCATGTTCTGGACCATCGTCGCCTATTTCGTCTGGCATTCGCTGCACGCCCGCGTCGAGGCGAACTGGTTCGCGCCGGTCTATCCGGCTTTTGCGATCGCGGCTGCGGTCGCAGCGCACCTTGTCGAGTGGGCGCCGCGCGAACAGCGCGTGGTCGACTTCTGCCGACACTGGGCGGCGCCAGGGGGCGCCGTGGTGTTCGCGCTGCTGATCGTGCAGGCCAATACCGGCTTGCTGTCGGGTTATCGCCGCGATGCCACGGTACGCAGCGTCGGCGTCGGCTGGCGCGAAACCGCCAGCGAGATCGAGGCGGTGCGGGCGCGCGTCGGCGCCGCCTGCGTGCTGGCGCCGGATTACGGCACCACCGGCTGGCTCGCTTTCTATCTGCCGAAGGGCACCTGCGTTGCCCAGCAGAGCCAGCGCATCCGCTGGGTCAACATGCCCGAGCCTTCGGCGGCGCAGCTCGCCGGCAAACTGCTCTATGTGCGCGATGTCGATCAGCCTTCCTTGAAGGAAGCGTTCGCCCGCGTCGATAAGGTCGCGGACATCAAGCGCAAACGCGGCCCGCTATTGATCGAGACCTATGCGCTCGATGTAATGGAGCGGCCGACAGGCGAGGTGTTCGACCGCTCGCCGCCACCGGAGCTGAAATAG
- a CDS encoding glutathione S-transferase family protein, whose amino-acid sequence MLQLYFWPMACSLAARIALLEAGVDARYRVAHLWNKKVLDDDSDFRDVSPKGAVPVLVLENGDRLTENAAVLQYIADLRPELGLAPPPGDPDRYRLQEWLSFVGTEIHKGFLFPMYWYKDDAAKAFPRGRIGQNAAVIAAHLADREYLVGDRFTVADAYLGWSLLLFGHCGVELAQWPSLSAYLARIQARPHVKAAIGIEMELRKTVKM is encoded by the coding sequence ATGCTGCAGCTTTACTTCTGGCCGATGGCTTGCTCGCTCGCCGCCCGCATCGCGTTGCTGGAAGCCGGCGTCGACGCGCGCTATCGCGTCGCCCATCTCTGGAACAAGAAGGTGCTGGACGACGACAGCGATTTCCGCGACGTCTCGCCGAAGGGCGCCGTGCCGGTGCTGGTCCTCGAAAACGGCGACCGGCTGACCGAGAACGCCGCGGTGCTGCAATACATCGCCGACCTCAGGCCCGAACTCGGACTGGCGCCGCCGCCGGGCGATCCCGATCGCTATCGGCTGCAGGAGTGGCTGAGTTTCGTCGGCACCGAAATCCACAAGGGCTTTCTGTTTCCGATGTACTGGTACAAGGACGACGCCGCAAAGGCCTTCCCGCGCGGACGGATCGGACAGAACGCGGCTGTGATCGCCGCGCATCTGGCCGACCGCGAATATCTCGTCGGCGACCGTTTTACGGTCGCGGACGCCTATCTCGGCTGGTCGCTGCTGCTGTTCGGGCACTGTGGCGTCGAGCTGGCGCAGTGGCCGTCGTTATCGGCCTATCTCGCGCGGATCCAGGCACGCCCCCATGTCAAGGCGGCGATCGGCATCGAGATGGAATTGCGCAAGACGGTGAAGATGTAG
- a CDS encoding Crp/Fnr family transcriptional regulator, producing MTPRGGTGNRLLAALSASDLDLLGPELEVIALGQDAVLSRAGDDIEYVFFPHSGAISLMIDMADGRTVATAVIGREGAVGTLSVLGSSPSAITAVVRAAGTAARIPASRFHAAFSRSPAIRSAVQTHIRAMLIQFQLGSACNALHPVEARMARWLLQLSDRVDHDVLPLTQQALSQILGVRRTTVTLLMRNLRARGAIRSDRRGLIEIDRARLAAAACECHSVMRLEVEEIFSMNSAQSRAAVLREDGRIPEIEPGDAM from the coding sequence GTGACACCTCGCGGCGGAACGGGCAATCGCCTTCTTGCAGCATTGTCGGCATCGGACCTCGATCTGCTGGGGCCCGAGCTTGAGGTGATCGCGCTCGGTCAGGACGCGGTCCTTTCACGGGCGGGTGACGATATCGAGTACGTCTTCTTCCCTCACAGCGGCGCCATCTCACTGATGATCGACATGGCGGACGGACGCACGGTTGCCACGGCCGTAATTGGACGTGAGGGGGCAGTTGGCACGCTTTCGGTGCTCGGGTCGTCACCTTCGGCCATTACCGCGGTCGTTCGTGCGGCGGGCACCGCTGCCCGGATTCCTGCATCGCGATTTCACGCCGCCTTCAGCCGCAGTCCCGCGATCCGGAGTGCGGTCCAAACCCACATCAGGGCGATGTTGATACAGTTCCAACTCGGTTCGGCCTGTAATGCGCTGCACCCGGTCGAAGCTCGCATGGCTCGCTGGCTGCTCCAGCTTAGCGACCGCGTCGACCATGATGTGCTCCCGCTCACCCAGCAGGCGCTGTCGCAAATACTCGGTGTGCGCCGCACGACGGTAACGCTCCTGATGCGCAATCTGCGCGCGCGCGGAGCGATCAGGTCCGATCGACGAGGCCTGATCGAGATCGACCGAGCGCGGCTCGCGGCGGCAGCGTGCGAATGCCACAGCGTCATGCGTCTCGAAGTCGAGGAGATTTTCTCGATGAATTCGGCGCAATCGCGCGCGGCGGTTCTGCGCGAAGACGGGCGCATCCCAGAAATTGAACCGGGCGATGCAATGTGA
- a CDS encoding cysteine hydrolase family protein → MAAPKTLLELSGADLRPPRLRDAALVMIDLQNEYLAGPIALPDAQSAIASAAQLLARAREAGARIFHIAHKGRPGGLFDRTTERGAIVSALAPLPDEPVIEKCLPNAFAGTDLQAQLAASGHKDIVLAGLMTHMCVSSTARAGLDLGFRITVDADSCATRDLPDGRGGTIAAATIHDIALAELSDRFAIIARGGNALA, encoded by the coding sequence ATGGCCGCCCCCAAAACCCTGCTCGAGCTTTCCGGCGCCGACCTCAGGCCGCCGCGCCTGCGCGACGCCGCGCTGGTCATGATCGACCTGCAGAACGAATATCTGGCGGGGCCGATCGCCCTGCCCGATGCGCAGAGCGCAATCGCCAGCGCCGCGCAACTGTTGGCGCGGGCGCGCGAGGCCGGCGCGCGGATCTTTCATATCGCCCACAAGGGACGTCCCGGCGGGCTGTTCGATCGCACGACCGAGCGCGGCGCGATCGTGTCCGCGCTGGCGCCGCTGCCGGACGAGCCGGTCATCGAGAAGTGCTTGCCCAACGCGTTCGCCGGCACCGATCTGCAGGCGCAGCTCGCCGCCAGCGGTCACAAGGACATCGTGCTTGCCGGGCTGATGACGCATATGTGCGTCAGCTCCACCGCCCGCGCCGGGCTCGATCTCGGCTTCCGGATCACGGTCGATGCCGATAGCTGCGCCACGCGCGACCTCCCGGACGGACGCGGCGGGACGATCGCGGCCGCCACCATCCACGACATCGCGCTCGCCGAACTGTCCGACCGGTTCGCGATCATCGCCCGCGGCGGCAACGCGCTGGCCTGA